Part of the Clostridium sporogenes genome, ATGAAAAAAGCCTTTAGGGGAAAAGGTAAGGTTATTTTTATAAATTCCTTTAAAGAAAACTGTTTTAAAGTTATGTTTCCTGGAATAAATAAATTCTATAAGAAAAATAGATAAAAAAATATTGTAAAATGTAATATTTTAGATTATTTTTTATTTTTAAAATATTCCCATTATTATTGAAAAACATTTTTAATTACTATATAATTTAAATTGAGGAGTTCACCTAAATATTATAAAAGGGGTGGTAAAGATGATTCAAGTTTTTTGTGATCAAAGAGGATCAGGAAAAACAAAGGCTATGATTAATATGGCTAATGAGGAGGTTAAGTTTAGAGAGGGTAATATTGTTTACATCGATGAGGATAATAGTGCTATGTTTCAGCTTAATAGTGAAATAAGGTTGATTGATAGTTCAGAGTTTAAAATTAATAGTTGCGAGAGCTTTTATGGATTTTTGTGCGGCATTTTATCAAAAGATTATGATATTGAAAGCGTATATATTGATGGGCTGTTTGATATTGTAACTAAGAGTGTATGTAATGCCGCACAATTATTTTATTCCTTGGAGGATATTGGAGAACAATATAATGTGAATTTTTATATAAGTATAAATGAAGAGACGGATATACCTGAGATTATAAAAAAGTATGTAGCATAAAGATTATTAAAGTTGAAAACAATTTTTAGTTTATATAGATAAAGAATAATTTTATATAGTAAGTATTAAAGCTATTGATAAGAGAACTTTCAATAGCTTTAATCTTGGAAAAACAAACAATAATTTTTATGTTAAGATTTAAATTGTATGAAACATTGCTTAATCGCTTATATGAATATTGATAAAATATAGCTTTCAATATATACTAAAAAAAGGAACTAATATTAGGAGGAATGAATATTGAGTAATGTATATGATATATTAAAAGAACGTGGTTACATAAAACAATTAACACATGAAGAAGAAATAAGAGAACTTCTAGGCAAAGAAAAAATTTCTTTTTATATAGGTTTTGATCCTACAGCAGATAGTCTACATGTAGGTCACTTTCTTCAAATGATGGTTATGGCTCATATGCAAAAGGCTGGGCATAGGCCTATAGCTCTAGTAGGTGGAGGAACAGGAATGATAGGGGATCCTACTGGGAAAACTGATATGAGAAAGATGATGACAAAAGATCAAATAGAACATAACTGTAACTGTTTTAAAAAGCAATTAGCAAAAATAATAGATTTTTCAGAGGATAAAGCTATTATGGTTAATAATGCAGATTGGCTTTTAAATTTAAATTACATAGAATTCTTAAGAGAAATAGGCGTTCATTTTTCAGTAAATAAAATGTTAACAGCAGAATGTTTTAAAAGTAGATTAGAAAAAGGATTATCTTTTTTAGAATTTAATTATATGTTAATGCAAGGTTATGATTTCTTAGAATTAAATAGAAAATATAATTGTGTTATGGAATTAGGTGGAGATGATCAATGGTCTAATATATTAGCCGGTGTAGATTTAATAAGAAGAAAAGAAAGCAAATCAGCTTATGGTATGACATTTACCCTTTTAACTAATAGTGAAGGAAAGAAAATGGGTAAAACAGAAAGTGGTGCCCTATGGTTAGATCCAGAAAAAACATCACCATATGAATTTTATCAATATTGGAGAAATGTGGCAGATGCAGATGTAGAAAAATGTTTACGTCTAATAACTTTCTTACCAATGGATGAAGTTAGAAGACTTTCATCATTAGAAGGAGCAGAAATAAATGAAGCTAAAAAGATTTTAGCTTTTGAAGTTACTAAGCTTATACATGGAGAAGAAGAAGCTGAAAAAGCTAAAGTTGCCGCAGAAGCTTTATTTGGGGGAAATGCTAAAGATTTAGGGAATATGCCTACAGCTTATATAGGTAAAGATGATTTAAATAATCCATTAGTAGATCTATTAGTTAAGTGTGAAATATTCCCATCTAAGAGTGAAGCTAGAAGACTAATAAAGCAGGGTGGTCTTTATGTAAATGATGAGAAAGTTACAGATATAAATTTAGTAGTAACAGAAGAACATGTGACAGAAGATGGAATAATGATTAGAAGAGGTAAAAAGAACTTTAACAGAATAGTTGTAGAGTAATGCATAAAAAGGTGTCTCAAAAATAAATCTATTTTGAGACACCTTACTATTTTAATATATATGTAAAGTTGGCATGTATATTAAAATAGTATTTCTTAATCATGGTTATAAATCTGTTTTCCACATTAATAAGGCGTTTTCATTATTATCTGCATAATAACCTTTTCGTATACCGCTATCTTTAAATCCATATTTGTAATAAAGATTTTTAGCAGCTGTATTAGATTCTCTAACTTCTAATGTTATACCAGTTATATTGTGTTTTTTACAAATCTCTATTATTTCATTCATTAAAATATTTCCTATACCTAATCTTCTATAATAGGGATGAACTGCTATATTTGTTATATGGCATTCATCTATTATAAGCCACATTCCTGCAAATCCTAAGACTTTATCAGTTTTTTTATCTACAACAATTATATATCTTGCAAATTTATTTTTCAGTTCTGTTTCATAAGAATTCCTACTCCAAGGCACAGAAAAGCTTAAATTATCTATTTCCATTACTCCATCTATATGTTCTAGAGAAAAGGGTAATACAATTATATCTTCTTTACTCATGATTTTTCATCCCTATTTTTTTCTCATATTCCCTTTCAGCTTGGGATTTTCTTATATACAAAGGAGAAAAAGTATATATATCATCTTTATGTCCTTGTTTTAATAAATGTAATCCAAGTTCACCTAAAGATGAAGAACGAGCTAAATTTAAATGGGTAGGAGCAAATTTTACATTACCCATATTAGACAAAATGGTATCTTTAAATTTAAAAATTCCATCGCCAATGAAGGTTATATGTTCATTTTTAGATTTTAGTATATCTATTAAGTTTTCTATAGATATTACATTATAGTCCGTTAATCTTTTCAACTTATGGTTTTCAAATTTGTATAAGGATGTATAAACGTTTCCTCTTAAAGCGTCTAATATAGGACAAATAATCCCCTCTGTAAAAGCTAAATTAAAAGCTAGACTATCTAAGGAAGATACAGAAATAAAAGGTTTTTTTGTACCTTGGCTTAATCCTTTTACAGTAGCAGCTCCTATTCTTAATCCAGTAAAGGAACCAGGTCCTTTAGATATAACAAATGCATCTATAGAGGAGATGTCACAATTTATATTTTTAAGTAAAGTATCTATCATACTTATTAATATGGTAGAGTGCTGTTTTTTATAGTTAAAATTTATTTCACCATATAATTTATATTCATCTAATACAGAACAACTAGCACATTCTGTAGCAGAATCTATACTTAGTATTTTCATATTTTTAGCTCCTTTATATAATCATATCTATTGCCATAGTAATTTATTGTTATTTTTCTATAGTTTTCTCCTTTTTCAGGTATTTTATTTATTCTTATATCCATGTGTTCATTTGGAATAAGATCTTCTATATAATCAGACCATTCAATGATACTTATACCTTCTCCGAATATGTACTCATCAAATCCAATAGCTTCTATTTCATCTGGATCATTTACTCTATAAACATCAAAATGATATAATTTTAATCTTCCGTCATATTCATTTACTATATTGAAAGTTGGACTAGTTATATTATCTTTAATATTTAATCCTTTAGCTATTCCTTTAGATAAGTGAGTTTTACCTGCACCTAAGTCTCCATTTAGACATAGAATATCTCCTGAATTACAATGGCTCCCTATAAAATTCCCTATATCAATAGTTTTATTTATAGAGTCAACTATAAATTCCATATAATCACCTCGAATAATGTAGTTATAATATTTCATAGAAAAGTAAAATATTATAACAATTAAATTTTTATATAGTTCATATCTTAATTTATCCTACCTCAAAATATTTATAGCACAAAGATAGATGAAAAACAACTTTAGTTACTTTGTGTTATAGCTTTTTTTAAGTGGTACACGGCTTTATCACATAGTAAGCCCTCTGATACCATTTTATCTAATATAGAAAAAGCTCTTTTAAAGTCCATTCCTTCTCTATAAGGTCTATCTTCTATTAGAGCTTGATATATGTCACAAACTGCTATAATTCTATCTTCTTCACACAAGTCTTTTGCTTTTAATCCTCTAGGATAGCCCTTACCATTTAATTTTTCATGATGATTGCATGCCCAAAATCCAATATCACCAATTTCACCGAATCTGTTTAATATTATGTTAGTATAGTAAGGATGAGATTTTATAATTGAAAATTCATCTTTATTTAAAGGTCCATTTTTATCTAGAATTTCTTTTGGTATAGCTAATTTTCCTATATCATGAAGAAGACCAGCTATTTTAAGCTTTATACATTTTGTTTCATCATATCCTATAGTTTTACCTACTTTGTAACAGAGTTCTGCAATTCCTCTGGAATGTTCAGCGGTAAAAGCACTCTTATTATCTATTATTTCTGAAAATATATAAGCCATATCCATAAATTTATATAAATCTAATTCATAATTGTATATAGGACTAACCTTATCTAAAATATATTTTAAATAGCTAGTATTTTCTAAATCTAGCCAAAACATGTCTGTAGAAGATATTTCTAAAAAGGCTTCTACAACTTTAGGACAAAAGATTTTATTTTTATTCCCTTTAATCCAATTCACTATATGTGTTTTTTGTGCATAAGAGGGTATATCATCATTATATAAAAGGTCTGTTAAATCTGCTAATCTTATTATTTGACTTTGAACAGGAATATTATCTTTTTTTATTTTTAAAGCTCCACTTCCATCCCAATTTTCATGATGATATAGTATAAAGTTAGATATATTATTAAAAATAGGGAAAGATTTAGTTATTTCAGAACCAGTAAGACAATGTCCTAAAATAAATTCATTACTAGAGTGACTCTTGGAAAGAAAATTTGTAGCACCTATATCATGGAGTAGGGAAGAAACATATAATTCTTCTAAATGGGTACCACTTATATTCAAAGCTTTAGCTAGACATAAAGATATATAGCATGTCCTTTGAGAGTGATTAAGAAATAGGTGTTTTGAATAATCGATGTTAGTAACATCTTCTATTATACTATTAGTTCCTATAGAACTCATTTCAGCTAAGTCTAAGGCTATGGAGATAGATCTTAAAACTTTATCCATGCTTATATACATAATAAAACCTCTCAATACTAAATTTTCCTTATTATTTTAACATAGCTACATTAAATAATAAATATAATTCCATTAATGAGCTAAAATGAATAAAGTAATATATAAAATTTGCAATAAAAAAATCTATTATGTAAAATATAATATAATGTTATTAGATAATACATATATTTCAATGTATATGTTACAGAGGTGTATTTATGAAAAAAACTATAATTTTTATAATTGGATTTATGATATGTATAAATTTGTTTGGATGTTCAAAACCAAATATTAGTGATAATGAAGAAGAGAATATAAAAAAAGAAGTTTATTTAGATATAGCTACTACAGATAAAAACATATATAACATAGTAAAAGAAATAGTAAAAGATAAGCATTATGTAGAATATATATTTAAAAATAGAGAGGAATTAATAAATTATAAAATAAAAGAAGATACATTAGAGAATATAGGTAGCAAGGATTTGTTTTTTTATGTAGGAGCTAGTTTTGAACCTTGGATTGATGAATTCTTATCAAAATTGGATAAAAGCAAAGTGGGAGTTGTTAATGTATCTAGAGGATCTAAGCTAATGCCCTATGATAAAGAAGTAAAGTTTGAAAATAAAGTATTAAAAGATAATCCCTATTATTTTTTGAATTTGAATAATTACAAAATAGTTTTATCTAATACAAAAAATGCTATACAGGATAAAGATCCTAGCAATAGAGATTTTTATGAAAAAAATTTTTCGAATATATTAAAAAGAATAGAAGGTTATGAAGAGGAGTTCAGTAAAATATCCGATAAAACTGGTGAATTTGTATTTATAGTTGATGAAGATAAATTAGATTATTTTATAAAATATTTAAATGTAAACACACTAAAAATCAAGAGAGATGAAAAAGATAATATAACTAATGAAAAAGAAATAGAAAATATATGCAAAAAGTATAAAGGAAAATGCGTACTTTTATCTAGCAGTAATGATATATTAAAAAATAATAAAAATTTATTAGATAAATATAAAATAAAACCTCTACTACTGAAAATTTATGATAATGATATTTTATATGAGGATATGATACAGTATAATATATCACTACTAAAAAGTACTTTTAAATAAAAGGCGGTGTTTGTATTGAAAAAAATATACTCCTACATAGTTGGTGTACTGTTAGTTGTATTGCTTATTCCTATGGGAAATGTTAAAGCAAATAGTACATATATGATTACAGAAGGGGTAGTTAAGTTAAATAAAAATATATATATTCAGCCAGATAAAGTGGAAAATGCTGATGTTATAAGTATAGGATCAGATATATATGTAAATGGAACTGTAAATGGAGATGTAACTTCTATAGGTGGAAATGTATATATAAATGGCAAAGTTACAGGAGATGCAACAGCTATAGGTGGAAGAGTTACAAAAGGTCAAAAAGGAATCATAAAAGGAACTATAAAAGAAAGATTTAAAAAAAGCAAGATTCCTTTTATAAATAGTAATAAAAATATAGAAAGCACTAAATTTGATCATAGTAGAGTAGCATCAGCTATATTATTATTTATATTGTGCATTATAGCATATAACTTAATGCCCTATAATGAAATGAGAATGGCATCTGCTATAGATAAGGAATTGGGGAAAAGTTTAATCTATGGATATGGCACTATAATATTGATTGCTATGCTGTTGATTACTTTATTATTTAGTATAGTAGGCATTATATTGATTCCAATAGTAGCAATAGTGTTCTTAATAACTTTTCTTGTGGGATTTACATCTATGTGTTTATATGTAGGAAAAAGATTTTTAAAATCAAAGGTATCTCCTATGACTTCTATATTAGTTGGTGTAGCCTTTTATGAAGTAATAAGGAGTGTGGTCTTTTTAGGGCTAGGTCATGCTGTTATTATATTATTTATATTTCCACTAAGCATTGGTATACCTATAAGAAGTAAGTTTGGCAGTTTTAGACCTTGGAGAAGGCTAAATACCAATGATGATTGGAATGATTTTTGGAAACATTAAAGTTGAATTGAAATTACATTATTTAAAAGTTAGTAAAATTAATATATATAATTTACTGGTAAATTATAATAGCTAATATGAAAGGAGAAGAGTTATGTTCTTCTTTGGTATATTTGGTATAAATACAAAACAAGAAGAAGTAGAGGAATTTGAAAATTTGGTTTGTAAAAAGTGTGGTATTTTAAGTAGGTACACTGTGATAAAAACCTATAATGTTTTTCATTTTTTCTTTATACCACTTATTAGGTGGGGAGAAAAGTATTATTTAAAATCTAGATGTTGTAATGCTATATACGCCATATCAAAGGAAAGTTTAGATAAGGTTAGAGAGGATAGAATCCTTAATAACATTGACTTAGAGGAAATATATAGTGAAAATTCAAATGCTAATAATAGTATAATAATTTGTAATGGTTGTGGAAAAGAAATAGATAGTTCTTTTAAATATTGTCCACATTGCGGGGAAAAAATATATTTTTAAAAAAGTAGAGGTTACAGTACCTCTATTTTAATTTATTTTTATATCATGATTAGGTGAATATGTAAAAGGGTATTTTTAGTTAAAAAATAAAATTTTATATTGACATAATTGCAAATATAATGTATTATAATACTTGTCATTAGACTGGTGACTAGGTTTAGAGTAAATATTTATTAAAACTTAGCACATTAATATAGGGGTATAGCTCAATTGGTAGAGTAGCGGTCTCCAAAACCGTTGGTTCCGGGTTCAAGTCCTCGTGCCCCTGCCATTATGAAAATCCAGCAAGCGTCGAGATTGCTGGATTTTTACTTGTTATAAAACTAATTGATATATAGGTAGTTTTATAATACTCTTAAACATGCTATAAAATTTCTTTAGGCTTTTCTATTAGCTTATATAAATTTTTTCAAGTCTTAAAACACTTATTTTAACATGATAATTAATCTTTCATATTGTATGTCAGTGGTTCTTTTTAAACTCATCAAAAGATTTACGAAAAATAAAAATAACATTTCTTATATTTTATTATTAGAAAAAATATAAACTATAAATCTTGAATATGAAAGTACTAATATTAATGATATCTTTTTAAAAATTTAATGTTTATCTAATTTTAACTGTTCTATATTTTCTATGAATTGAATTTAAAAAGAAATATTCTTTGTTATCAAAGCATTAGCTAAACAGGAATGGTTGAATGTATATTATAAAAGGAGTTTGTACATAATTTGCGGGATAATTATGATCAATGTGTCTAAATAAAGTACGATAGCGTTAATAAAATTTTATATAAATAGAAATTAAGAAGTGTTATAAATATTTAACTGTATATATGATTATACACTAAAATATGCTAAAAAATTTTGTGAAATTTAAATTATATGTCAATAGTTTAAGTTATTATAAAATTAACAAACTGCACAGTATATTTGTTCGATTGTTGTAAAATTAATTATAATTTATATAAAAAATTCACAAAAAGGCATTGACTTCCTATATTTATTGTTATATTATTATCAATAAAATAATATAAGAAAGGGTGTATAATGTATGAAAAAGTTAGTTACTGTATTTTTGATGACTTTAACTTTTTTGTTAATTGGTTTTCAAGAAACAAGTATGGGAAAAGTTTGTGCTGAAAATGTGAATTTTTCAGGCGTTACAGCCCCCATAGGATGCAATGTTCGTTTACAGCCAAGTATTAATAGCCAAACAGTTTACACTATACCAGGTAACACAACTGTAAATTTTGAAGGGTGGGTAACTGGTGATTCCATATATGATTATTGGACAGGTGAACCAGATAACAAATGGTTCTTTTACACAGATAGAAATTATGGAAAAGTTTATATTGCTTCAGGAGGAATAGATGGTAACCCTCCTACTGATCCTACTGATCCTACTGATCCTACTGGAAGTGCTACAGTTCCAGAAGTTAAACAACAAATGAGCAACTGGTGTTGGGCAGCTACAACCAGTGCAGTTCTACAACATTATGGTTTCAATGTGACTCAACAACAAGTAGTTTCTTATATTAAAGGAGGTTTAGTAAACCAAACTGGAACAGAGAGTGAGATGGTAAATGCAGCTAAACATTTTGGATTATATGCTAATGCATATTATACTATACCTTCCTATTCATCTGTTCAATCTGAAATTGGAAATGGAAATCCGTTACTAAGTTTGATTAGTTGGACTCAAGGAGGTGGACATGCTGAAGTATTAGATGGATGCTATAGTAATGGCGGAAGAAACTATGTACAAGTTATGGACCCTTGGTATGGAGATCATTTTGATTATACTTTTGAGGAGTATAAATCAAATTCCCAATTTTCATGGGGAGCTTATATAGGTGGTTTTAGAAGAAATTAATTTTTGGGGGAGGTTTTTTTATGATAAAAATATTTAAAATTTTAGTTTTAGCTGGAGTAATAATAGGTTCTATTGGAATTGCTTCTTACAAAATTATGGCTTCTGATAGAATAGAAAATTTAGCATTAGAGGACTATAAAGCAGGACAAAGCCAAAGTTCAAAAAACATGATACTTAAAAAAGATCAACATGGACTTAAATCTTCTAATCTTTCATCTTTAGAGAAAAATAAGGATGGACTTAAACTTTCAGATTTTTCACTTCCAATCTACGATATGACTGAAACA contains:
- a CDS encoding papain-like cysteine protease family protein, with translation MKKLVTVFLMTLTFLLIGFQETSMGKVCAENVNFSGVTAPIGCNVRLQPSINSQTVYTIPGNTTVNFEGWVTGDSIYDYWTGEPDNKWFFYTDRNYGKVYIASGGIDGNPPTDPTDPTDPTGSATVPEVKQQMSNWCWAATTSAVLQHYGFNVTQQQVVSYIKGGLVNQTGTESEMVNAAKHFGLYANAYYTIPSYSSVQSEIGNGNPLLSLISWTQGGGHAEVLDGCYSNGGRNYVQVMDPWYGDHFDYTFEEYKSNSQFSWGAYIGGFRRN
- a CDS encoding zinc ribbon domain-containing protein, translated to MFFFGIFGINTKQEEVEEFENLVCKKCGILSRYTVIKTYNVFHFFFIPLIRWGEKYYLKSRCCNAIYAISKESLDKVREDRILNNIDLEEIYSENSNANNSIIICNGCGKEIDSSFKYCPHCGEKIYF
- a CDS encoding metal ABC transporter substrate-binding protein — encoded protein: MKKTIIFIIGFMICINLFGCSKPNISDNEEENIKKEVYLDIATTDKNIYNIVKEIVKDKHYVEYIFKNREELINYKIKEDTLENIGSKDLFFYVGASFEPWIDEFLSKLDKSKVGVVNVSRGSKLMPYDKEVKFENKVLKDNPYYFLNLNNYKIVLSNTKNAIQDKDPSNRDFYEKNFSNILKRIEGYEEEFSKISDKTGEFVFIVDEDKLDYFIKYLNVNTLKIKRDEKDNITNEKEIENICKKYKGKCVLLSSSNDILKNNKNLLDKYKIKPLLLKIYDNDILYEDMIQYNISLLKSTFK
- the tyrS gene encoding tyrosine--tRNA ligase produces the protein MSNVYDILKERGYIKQLTHEEEIRELLGKEKISFYIGFDPTADSLHVGHFLQMMVMAHMQKAGHRPIALVGGGTGMIGDPTGKTDMRKMMTKDQIEHNCNCFKKQLAKIIDFSEDKAIMVNNADWLLNLNYIEFLREIGVHFSVNKMLTAECFKSRLEKGLSFLEFNYMLMQGYDFLELNRKYNCVMELGGDDQWSNILAGVDLIRRKESKSAYGMTFTLLTNSEGKKMGKTESGALWLDPEKTSPYEFYQYWRNVADADVEKCLRLITFLPMDEVRRLSSLEGAEINEAKKILAFEVTKLIHGEEEAEKAKVAAEALFGGNAKDLGNMPTAYIGKDDLNNPLVDLLVKCEIFPSKSEARRLIKQGGLYVNDEKVTDINLVVTEEHVTEDGIMIRRGKKNFNRIVVE
- the tsaB gene encoding tRNA (adenosine(37)-N6)-threonylcarbamoyltransferase complex dimerization subunit type 1 TsaB, which encodes MKILSIDSATECASCSVLDEYKLYGEINFNYKKQHSTILISMIDTLLKNINCDISSIDAFVISKGPGSFTGLRIGAATVKGLSQGTKKPFISVSSLDSLAFNLAFTEGIICPILDALRGNVYTSLYKFENHKLKRLTDYNVISIENLIDILKSKNEHITFIGDGIFKFKDTILSNMGNVKFAPTHLNLARSSSLGELGLHLLKQGHKDDIYTFSPLYIRKSQAEREYEKKIGMKNHE
- a CDS encoding HD-GYP domain-containing protein; its protein translation is MYISMDKVLRSISIALDLAEMSSIGTNSIIEDVTNIDYSKHLFLNHSQRTCYISLCLAKALNISGTHLEELYVSSLLHDIGATNFLSKSHSSNEFILGHCLTGSEITKSFPIFNNISNFILYHHENWDGSGALKIKKDNIPVQSQIIRLADLTDLLYNDDIPSYAQKTHIVNWIKGNKNKIFCPKVVEAFLEISSTDMFWLDLENTSYLKYILDKVSPIYNYELDLYKFMDMAYIFSEIIDNKSAFTAEHSRGIAELCYKVGKTIGYDETKCIKLKIAGLLHDIGKLAIPKEILDKNGPLNKDEFSIIKSHPYYTNIILNRFGEIGDIGFWACNHHEKLNGKGYPRGLKAKDLCEEDRIIAVCDIYQALIEDRPYREGMDFKRAFSILDKMVSEGLLCDKAVYHLKKAITQSN
- the rimI gene encoding ribosomal protein S18-alanine N-acetyltransferase — encoded protein: MSKEDIIVLPFSLEHIDGVMEIDNLSFSVPWSRNSYETELKNKFARYIIVVDKKTDKVLGFAGMWLIIDECHITNIAVHPYYRRLGIGNILMNEIIEICKKHNITGITLEVRESNTAAKNLYYKYGFKDSGIRKGYYADNNENALLMWKTDL
- a CDS encoding polymer-forming cytoskeletal protein: MKKIYSYIVGVLLVVLLIPMGNVKANSTYMITEGVVKLNKNIYIQPDKVENADVISIGSDIYVNGTVNGDVTSIGGNVYINGKVTGDATAIGGRVTKGQKGIIKGTIKERFKKSKIPFINSNKNIESTKFDHSRVASAILLFILCIIAYNLMPYNEMRMASAIDKELGKSLIYGYGTIILIAMLLITLLFSIVGIILIPIVAIVFLITFLVGFTSMCLYVGKRFLKSKVSPMTSILVGVAFYEVIRSVVFLGLGHAVIILFIFPLSIGIPIRSKFGSFRPWRRLNTNDDWNDFWKH
- the tsaE gene encoding tRNA (adenosine(37)-N6)-threonylcarbamoyltransferase complex ATPase subunit type 1 TsaE — its product is MEFIVDSINKTIDIGNFIGSHCNSGDILCLNGDLGAGKTHLSKGIAKGLNIKDNITSPTFNIVNEYDGRLKLYHFDVYRVNDPDEIEAIGFDEYIFGEGISIIEWSDYIEDLIPNEHMDIRINKIPEKGENYRKITINYYGNRYDYIKELKI